The Microvirga lotononidis region AATCGAGGCGCAAAGCGCCTGCTACACGTCGCCGGTCGCCATCTTCGAGGCCACCGCTGCGATCATGCGGGAGCGCAAGGCTAATGCCTCGGAAGCAGGAGCCATCATCAAGGAGCTTCTGACCATCCTTGCCGTGAAGGTGATGCACGTCACCGAGAGCATTGGCTTTGATGCAACGCTCGCGTTCGAGCAGTACGGCAAAGGCCGCCATCCCGCCGCCCTCAACATGGGCGATTGCTTCTCCTATGCTTGCGCGAAAGCCTATCGCGTCCCGTTGCTCTACAAGGGCAACGACTTCGCCAAAACCGATCTGGCCTAAAGAGCGCATCATGAGCTTGATCCGGCTTCCCTGTAGCCCCGCCGGATCTTGCCGCGCCGTAGAACGGCGCAGGCTTTGTCGGCGGCTTCCGCTGTTGCGAAAGGCTGCCGCAAAGCGCGGCTAGCGCCGCCGATCCCCATTCCCGCACCAGCACGATTGCCCCGAACAAGTCGGGTTCGAGGCGCATGACTGAGAGCCGAGCTATGTCGCGCTCCGGGTCGCGCCGGGTCAGGAAAATCTCATTCACAGATCGCCACCCTATCGTGCCGAGGTCGCCTTTCTCAGAACGGCCTCAACCGCGTAATCGAGGACGGCGTAAGGGGAAACACCCCGATCCAGAGCCAGCTTGCGCAGCCCCAGGAGCAAATCGGGCCGGATCATTGCGCCCCATCGCTCACGCTCAACATCATTGACCGGAGAACGGCCAGGGCGTTTGCCTTTCGCCGTGGACTTGACCCCTGCTGTGCTTCTAGATTTACCGGGAGATCTCGACATATGCCCCTCTTGAGAGATTAGGATTCCCGTTTGGTGGATCTGTTTTGGAGATAGGCACCCACGGCCTCTTCCAGCACGTCGAAGGGCGACACCCGCCGATCGAGGGCGATCCGGCGCACACCGAGAATGAAATCAGTCCGCAATTGAACGCCCCACTTCTCGCGCTTTTCGTCCGGCTTGGGACGCGGCGGCCGTCCCATCTTCTTTGGACCGGGCGCAGACGTTTCCGCACCAGCCGCCTTTGAGGATCGAACAGGCTCAGGCGGCACCGGAGCGGAAGGCGCTTTCACAGGCTCCGGCGCCAGCGTGGACAGTTGCGGGGCAGGGGGCTTATCGCCCGTGATGATCTGCCCTGTGGCGGCGGCCGCTTCGCGGCCCCTCGCCAAGATTTCATCAAGGGAAAGCTCTTTCC contains the following coding sequences:
- a CDS encoding type II toxin-antitoxin system VapC family toxin, giving the protein MFVDASALVGILNNEPEAPALLKAIEAQSACYTSPVAIFEATAAIMRERKANASEAGAIIKELLTILAVKVMHVTESIGFDATLAFEQYGKGRHPAALNMGDCFSYACAKAYRVPLLYKGNDFAKTDLA